The Verrucomicrobiales bacterium DNA segment ATGAGATTCTCCACCAAGTGCCAGGATGAGGAGTCCGATCTGCTCTACTACGGCTACAGATTTTACAACGCCTCCACCGGGAGGTGGCCATCAAGGGATCCAGTCGCTGAGGAGGGTGGGGTTAACCTGTTCATGTTTGCATTGAATGCGCCGATCAGCACACTTGATTACTTAGGATTTGTATCAATTCGAAAGGGCGATGTTCTAGCCGTTAATAAGAATGGAAAAAAAGTGGGAGAAGTCAAAATTGACACCTATAGGCCGGACAGCTTCGCAAGCTTCTTTGGTGCGCTTCTTGAAATTAGCGTCAATGTGAACCACGAGCTAGCATGCAACTGCTTTTACCGTTGGCGCCAGCGCTTTACCGTCCAAGACGAGAAAGGATTCCTGAGTGAGGATGGGATTGTCCTCAATAACGTTCTAGATCCTCTGAGCGACAGTGACGACAAGGAATGGTACTTTACTAACAAGGAGCGTCCAGTTTCTCCTGACGGCATCTCTGAATTTTTCGAAGATCAACCTAGACGTATCCGAGAGCGGGTCTTTGGTTCGAAGAATGTTCCGGAGGCTCCGATTCTGAGGAAACGGCTTCGCTGGAAGGCCACCTTGGAGCTTGTCGAGGTCCCCAATCTATCTGTTGCTGGCGGGGGTACTCCGGTCGTGACGATCGAATGGGGCTTCCAGTCCGATATCGCAGGGCGCGATAAACTACTAACCCGATAACAATCATGAGATCGATAATTCACATGTTGGTTCTCGCATTAATCGGGCTATGCGGCTGCTCCAACGAGAACGAACAATCGGGTGAACGCATACGTTGGGGAAAGCCAGAGAGTGGACTCCAGCTTGGAGTTCGATCCGACCATACTAGTTATCCTACGAATGGCCCCGTGCTCATCTTTTTCAGCTTCAGGAACATTTCGTCCTCAGCTATTACAATTTGGGACAGTGGTATCTGGCCCAACACAAGGATCGATGCCGTAGGGTCTGACGGGTTGCTGTTGAGTCCAACACGGGAGGGCGCTATCAGACGTAATCTATTCTCTCCTCATGGTCATCGAGACAAAAACATCGCTGTTAAACTGGCACCGGGTCAGGTGCGCGAAATGGAGCCAATTGACTTAGGTCGCCTTTATTCGCTCCCTTTCAAGTCTGGTTTTACAGTTGGGATCCTGTATGAGGAGTACCAGCCGGGCGGCTGGGCGGGCAAGGTTT contains these protein-coding regions:
- a CDS encoding RHS repeat-associated core domain-containing protein, yielding MAKTSDSSKTAHYEYGPFGEVVRASGTIAKSNPMRFSTKCQDEESDLLYYGYRFYNASTGRWPSRDPVAEEGGVNLFMFALNAPISTLDYLGFVSIRKGDVLAVNKNGKKVGEVKIDTYRPDSFASFFGALLEISVNVNHELACNCFYRWRQRFTVQDEKGFLSEDGIVLNNVLDPLSDSDDKEWYFTNKERPVSPDGISEFFEDQPRRIRERVFGSKNVPEAPILRKRLRWKATLELVEVPNLSVAGGGTPVVTIEWGFQSDIAGRDKLLTR